From Vitis vinifera cultivar Pinot Noir 40024 chromosome 14, ASM3070453v1, a single genomic window includes:
- the LOC132255022 gene encoding uncharacterized protein LOC132255022: MRGIAAGEDHYDWSPSRVSTPSPLDWKRSDEAYASPEKRERRDQSGPHQKSVRLSDAVANFGPGLKPPSMHELRTWILKEEVNDLSIIKEDHKKAWKQYGCSIMSDGWTDGKKIGEENVVQVITDNASNYVNAGMRLMEKKSRLWWTPCAAHCIDLMLEDIEKLNVHATTLSQARQVVKFIYGHTWVLSLMRTFTKNHELIRPAITRFATAFLTLQSLYKQKQALIAMFSSEKWCSSTWAKKVEGVKTRSTVLFDPNFWPHVAFCIKTTVPLVSVLREVDSEERPAMGYIYELMDSAKEKIAFNCRGMERKYGPIWRKIDARWTPQLHRPLHAADYYLNPQLRYGNKFSNVDEKSYKLVDAFWGFNTGVAKVCYSSP, translated from the exons ATGAGAGGGATTGCCGCCGGAGAAGATCACTACGATTGGTCGCCGTCGAGGGTGAGCACTCCGTCGCCGCTTGACTGGAAGAG ATCCGACGAAGCGTACGCCTCACCGGAAAAGCGTGAAAGACGCGATCAAAGCGGGCCTCACCAGAAAAGCGTACGCCTTTCAG ATGCTGTTGCAAACTTTGGGCCCGGGCTTAAGCCTCCATCTATGCACGAATTGAGGACATGGATTCTTAAAGAAGAGGTGAATGACCTAAGTATCATTAAGGAAGATCACAAAAAAGCTTGGAAACAatatggatgttcaattatgtcagaTGGTTGGACAGATGGAAAAA aaattggagaggagaaTGTTGTGCAAGTCATCACTGATAATGCCTCTAATTATGTGAATGCTGGAATGAGGCTTATGGAAAAAAAGAGTAGATTGTGGTGGACTCCTTGTGCTGCTCATTGCATTGATTTGATGTTGGAGGATATTGAAAAGTTAAATGTTCATGCTACTACACTTTCTCAAGCTAGGCAGGTTGTGAAGTTTATATATGGGCATACTTGGGTTCTTAgcttgatgagaacatttacaaaaaatcatgaacttATTCGTCCAGCAATTACACGGTTTGCTACTGCATTTCTTACTCTCCAAAGTCTTTATAAGCAAAAGCAAGCTCTTATAGCAATGTTCTCCTCGGAAAAATGGTGTTCAAGCACATGGGCTAAAAAGGTAGAAGGTGTGAAAACTCGAAGTACAGTGttgtttgatccaaatttttggcCTCATGTTGCTTTTTGCATAAAGACCACTGTTCCATTAGTTAGTGTCTTGAGAGAGGTTGATTCAGAGGAAAGACCAGCCATgggttatatttatgagttgatgGATTCAGCTAAGGAGAAGATTGCATTTAATTGTCGGGGCATGGAGAGAAAATATGgcccaatttggagaaaaattgatGCAAGATGGACTCCGCAACTTCATCGACCTTTACATGCAGCAGACTATTATCTTAATCCTCAATTGCGGTATGGAAATAAGTTCTCTAATGTTGATGAG AAGTCCTACAAGTTGGTGGATGCGTTTTGGGGGTTCAACACCGGAGTTGCAAAAGTTTGCTATTCGAGCCCTTAA
- the LOC100259622 gene encoding single-stranded DNA-binding protein, mitochondrial has product MSSLANLARFLRVRPTTSLVVGVQKNSKAWYSTVSFDGGDGDGKNGEGEESDNDLVTEKPNLQLQGVDPRKGWGFRGVHKAIICGKVGQAPVQKILRNGRTVTIFTVGTGGMFDQRIGGKDLPKPAQWHRIAVHNEPLGAYAVQQLVKNSSVYVEGDIEVRVYNDSINGEVKHVPEICIRRDGRIRLIKTGESISNISVDELREGLFN; this is encoded by the exons ATGAGTTCACTTGCCAACCTCGCCAGGTTTTTACGAGTCAGACCCACCACTTCACTCG TGGTGGGTGTACAAAAAAACTCGAAGGCGTGGTACTCAACAGTGTCGTTTGATGGTGGCGATGGTGATGGGAAGAATGGTGAAGGTGAAGAGTCTGATAATGATTTGGTTACTGAGAAGCCTAACTTGCAACTCCAAGGTGTGGATCCCAGGAAGGGTTGGGGTTTCCGGGGCGTGCACAAG GCAATTATTTGTGGCAAAGTTGGGCAAGCTCCCGTGCAGAAAATCTTGAGAAATGGCCGAACGGTGACGATATTTACTGTTGGGACTGGGGGCATGTTTGATCAAAGAATTGGAGGAAAAGACTTGCCGAAGCCAGCTCAATGGCATCGAATTGCAGTACATAATGAACCACTTGGGGCTTATGCTGTTCAACAACTTGTCAAAAA CTCTTCAGTTTATGTTGAGGGTGACATTGAAGTTAGAGTTTACAATGATAGCATCAATGGTGAAGTTAAACATGTGCCTGAGATTTGTATTCGTCGTGATG GGAGGATTCGCCTTATAAAGACAGGAGAAAGCATCAGCAATATTTCTGTTGATGAACTGC GAGAGGGGTTGTTTAATTAA
- the LOC100244162 gene encoding eukaryotic translation initiation factor 3 subunit A — MATFAKPENALKRAEELINVGQKQDALQALHDLITSKRYRAWQKTLERIMFKYVELCVDMRRGRFAKDGLIQYRIVCQQVNVTSLEEVIKHFMHLSTEKAEQARNQAQALEEALDVDDLEADKRPEDLMLSYVSGEKGKDRSDRELVTPWFKFLWETYRTVLEILRNNSKLEALYAMTAHRAFQFCKQYKRTTEFRRLCEIIRNHLSNLNKYRDQRDRPDLSAPESLQLYLDTRFEQLKIATELELWQEAFRSVEDIHGLMCMVKKTPKASLMVVYYAKLTEIFWVSSSHLYHAYAWFKLFSLQKSFNKNLSQKDLQLIASSVVLAALSVTPYDLTRGASHLELENEKERNLRMANLIGFNLEPKLDGREVLSRSALLSELVSKGVMTCVTQEVKDLYHLLEHEFLPLDLASRVQPLLAKISKLGGKLSSASSVSEVQLSQYVPALEKLATLRLLQQVSQVYQTMKIESLSKVIQFFDFSVVEKISVDAVKHGFIAMKVDHMKGVILFGNLGLESDRMRDHLTVFAEFLNKARALIHPPAKKASKLGDMLSGLAETVDKEHKRLLARKSIIEKRKEEQERQLLEMEREEESKRLKLQKITEEAEQKRLASEYEQRKTQRILREIEERELEEAQALLQEAEKRSKKKGKKPIAEGEKVTKQSLMELALSEQLRERQEMEKKLQKLAKTMDYLERAKREEAAPLIEAAFQQRLVEEKAFHEHEQQQEIEVSRQRHDGDLREKNRLVRMLDKKMIFQERVMNRRQAEYSRLRAEREERISQIIQSRKQEREAKRKMLFYLRSEEERMKKAREEEEARKREEAERRRKEEAERRAKLDEIAEKQRQRERELEEKEKLRREALLGRPTEVPPKPSEPPTGGRPLEPGSAAPAAAAAAAAPASGKYVPKFRRERGESAVQAPPPEPDRWGSRGAPNPESDRWGSRQDDRPPQPSDRWRRDDRGSSFGSGGGSRSSTWSSSPRR, encoded by the exons ATGGCAACTTTTGCCAAACCAGAGAATGCTTTGAAGCGAGCTGAAG AGTTGATCAATGTGGGGCAGAAGCAAGATGCCTTGCAAGCACTTCATGATCTTATCACCTCAAAGAGGTACCGAGCCTGGCAGAAGACACTTGAAAGGATCATGTTCAAATATGTAGAGCTTTGTGTTGACATGCGGAGGGGTAGGTTTGCTAAGGATGGTCTGATCCAATACCGTATTGTATGTCAACAAGTGAATGTTACTTCTTTGGAGGAAGTAATCAAACACTTCATGCATCTGTCTACTGAGAAAGCAGAACAAGCACGAAATCAGGCACAGGCCCTGGAAGAAGCTCTTGATGTTGATGACCTTGAAGCAGATAAAAGACCGGAAGATCTAATGTTAAGTTATGTCAGTGGAGAGAAAGGAAAGGATAGATCTGACCGTGAGCTTGTTACCCCTTGGTTTAAATTTTTGTGGGAGACCTATAGAACAGTGCTGGAAATATTACGAAACAACTCAAAGTTGGAAGCACTTTATGCG ATGACAGCACACCGGGCCTTCCAGTTCTGCAAACAATACAAACGAACAACAGAGTTCCGCAGACTCTGTGAAATAATCAGAAATCATCTATCAAACCTTAACAAATATAGGGACCAAAGGGACCGACCTGACTTATCGGCTCCTGAAAGCTTACAGCTTTATCTTGATACGAGATTTGAGCAGCTAAAGATTGCTACTGAACTCGAACTTTGGCAG GAAGCGTTTCGCTCTGTTGAAGATATTCATGGATTGATGTGCATGGTTAAGAAAACCCCCAAAGCATCTTTGATGGTCGTTTATTATGCCAAGTTAACAGAAATATTCTGGGTTTCATCCAGTCATCTCTATCATGCTTATGCATGGTTCAAGCTTTTTTCATTGCAGAAGAGCTTCAATAAGAATTTAAGTCAGAAGGACTTGCAATTGATTGCATCATCTGTTGTTTTGGCTGCACTTTCAGTGACTCCCTATGATCTCACACGTGGTGCATCTCATTTGGAActagaaaatgagaaagagcGCAATCTCAGGATGGCTAATCTTATAGGATTCAATCTGGAACCTAAACTTGATGGTAGAGAAGTG CTATCTCGGTCTGCTCTTCTTTCAGAACTG GTCTCTAAAGGTGTTATGACCTGCGTTACTCAAGAGGTAAAGGATCTGTATCATCTTCTAGAGCACGAATTTCTGCCTCTAGATCTTGCATCGAGGGTACAGCCCTTGTTagcaaaaatttcaaaacttggGGGCAAGCTTTCTTCAGCTTCTTCTGTTTCTGAAGTGCAACTGTCCCAGTATGTTCCGGCCCTGGAAAAGCTTGCCACCCTGAGGTTGCTTCAGCAG GTGTCTCAAGTGTATCAGACTATGAAAATTGAGAGCTTGTCTAAGGTGATCCAATTTTTTGATTTCTCTGTCGTGGAGAAGATCTCTGTGGATGCTGTCAAACATGGCTTTATTGCAATGAAAGTTGACCACATGAAGGGTGTCATCTTGTTTGGAAATTTG GGTCTTGAATCTGATAGGATGCGGGATCACCTCACTGTTTTTgctgaatttttaaataaagcaAGGGCTCTGATACATCCACCTGCCAAGAAAGCATCAAAATTGGGTGACATGCTTTCAGGTTTAGCAGAGACTGTGGATAAGGAACACAAGAGGCTTCTTGCTCGGAAATCAATTATAGAGAAACGCAAGGAAGAGCAAGAACGCCAACTGTTGGAAATG GAGCGTGAGGAGGAGTCAAAGAGGCTTAAGCTACAAAAGATAACTGAAGAGGCAGAACAGAAAAGGCTTGCATCCGAGTATGAGCAAAGGAAAACTCAAAGGATCCTTAGAGAAATTGAGGAGCGGGAACTTGAAGAAGCACAGGCACTACTGCAGGAAGCTGAGAAGCGTAgcaaaaagaagggaaagaagcCTATTGCAGAGGGA GAAAAGGTTACCAAGCAATCTTTGATGGAGCTGGCCCTGAGTGAGCAACTTAGGGAGAGACAGGAAATGGAGAAGAAGTTGCAAAAACTGGCGAAAACAATGGATTATTTGGAAAGAGCTAAAAGAGAAGAGGCAGCTCCTTTAATTGAAGCTGCATTTCAACAGCGTCTAGTGGAAGAGAAGGCGTTTCATGAACATGAGCAGCAG caagagattgaagtcAGTAGACAGCGCCACGATGGAGACCTCAGGGAGAAAAATAGACTGGTCCGGATGTTGGACAAAAAG ATGATATTCCAGGAAAGAGTTATGAACCGTCGGCAAGCAGAATATAGCAGACTGAGAGCAGAGAGAGAGGAGCGAATCAGTCAAATCATACAGAGTCGGAAACAGGAGAGGGAAGCTAAGAGGAAGATGTTATTCTACTTGAGGTCAGAAGAGGAAAGGATGAAAAAGGCACGTGAAGAGGAGGAAGCCCGTAAGCGTGAAG AGGCTGAGAGGCGGAGAAAAGAAGAAGCTGAACGAAGGGCGAAGTTGGATGAGATAGCTGAGAAGCAGAGGCAAAGAGAACGGGAactggaagaaaaagaaaagcttAGGAGAGAAGCTCTCTTGGGTAGGCCAACTGAGGTGCCTCCCAAACCTTCTGAGCCCCCTACTGGAGGTCGCCCGCTGGAGCCTGGATCTGCTGCTCCAGCTGCAGCTGCTGCTGCTGCCGCACCAGCGTCTGGAAAATATGTGCCCAAGTTTCGTAGAGAGAGAGGTGAAAGTGCTGTACAGGCCCCACCCCCAGAACCCGACCGATGGGGAAGCAGGGGGGCTCCTAATCCAGAATCCGATCGATGGGGCAGCAGGCAGGACGATCGTCCACCTCAACCGAGTGACAGATGGCGTAGAGACGACCGAGGAAGCTCTTTCGGTTCAGGTGGTGGCTCAAGGTCTTCTACTTGGTCTTCTTCCCCCAGACGCTGA